Proteins from a single region of Carassius gibelio isolate Cgi1373 ecotype wild population from Czech Republic chromosome B15, carGib1.2-hapl.c, whole genome shotgun sequence:
- the LOC127972870 gene encoding sialoadhesin isoform X2, with product MNASLFLLFQIVLLHDTLGWIVSMPKQIHGLKGSCLVIPCSFSYTSYPPVNPNRIVWYQYVSRGYPLVYDPWNPNDVILKFRGKTDLYRNPYSWDCSLLIKNLEQSHHGEKLYTWIDPENVGKSTYAFYDVTSTIQVDASPQQPSLSISGGKRTGDTNTVVCSTFHTCPYSKPTITLNGIEGSDQFRDDSFKDGLWKSTLTRTGVVKKERFTIQCSVTHYGGITVTATKDKIAECVHQKITIEPELADVTVGVAKNFTCSVYHSCQKEPTITWNYKNMQITKWSKTHSDLNRVTYSHITFLGAKEDHGKELICTANFSGGKITTSVVLRVQCVQHNISIEPELADVTEGIPKNFTCSVYHSCQNENPNITWNYENMQVTEWSKTLSTLDQISYSSISFLGAKEDHGKKLICTAKFSGREITASVVLNVQYPLLIGLKTIGLYILTPSLVFLLTCILAGVIVYKKRQRSKDAVSGNKPFSNPRMPSPKSYPKSCPENDYDNDYEAEYANMGELSIYGNI from the exons GTTCCTGTCTGGTTATACCATGTTCTTTCAGCTACACATCATACCCACCTGTAAACCCAAACAGAATTGTGTGGTATCAGTACGTCTCTAGAGGTTATCCTTTAGTTTATGATCCATGGAATCCAAATGATGTTATTTTGAAGTTCAGAGGGAAAACTGATTTATATAGAAATCCCTATAGTTGGGATTGCAGTCTGCTGATTAAAAACCTGGAACAGTCCCACCATGGAGAAAAATTATACACATGGATTGACCCTGAAAATGTTGGAAAGAGCACCTACGCATTTTATGATGTCACTTCTACAATTCAAGTTGATG CAAGTCCACAGCAGCCCAGCCTCAGTATTTCTGGAGGTAAAAGGACTGGTGACACCAACACAGTAGTATGTTCAACTTTCCACACATGTCCATACAGTAAACCAACCATCACTCTGAACGGTATAGAAGGATCTGATCAATTCCGGGATGATTCTTTTAAAGATGGCCTGTGGAAATCCACTCTGACACGCACAGGTGTCGTAAAGAAAGAGCGCTTTACTATTCAGTGTTCAGTAACACATTATGGTGGAATAACTGTGACAGCAACTAAGGACAAAATTGCAGAAT GTGTTCATCAAAAAATAACAATTGAGCCTGAACTGGCAGATGTTACAGTTGGCGTTGCAAAGAACTTCACTTGTAGCGTCTACCATTCCTGCCAGAAAGAGCCAACCATCACATGGAACTATAAGAACATGCAAATTACAAAGTGGAGCAAAACACATTCAGATTTAAATCGGGTCACCTACTCTCACATAACCTTTCTGGGTGCAAAAGAAGACCATGGGAAGGAATTGATTTGCACCGCAAATTTTTCTGGAGGAAAAATTACAACCTCTGTTGTTTTACGTGTACAAT GTGTCCAACATAACATATCGATTGAGCCTGAACTGGCAGATGTCACCGAGGGCATCCCAAAGAACTTCACTTGTAGCGTCTACCATTCCTgccagaatgagaatccaaacatcACATGGAACTATGAGAACATGCAGGTCACAGAGTGGAGCAAAACACTTTCTACTTTAGATCAGATCAGCTATTCTAGCATAAGCTTTCTGGGTGCAAAAGAAGACCATGGCAAGAAATTGATATGTACAGCAAAATTTTCTGGAAGAGAAATTACGGCATCTGTTGTCTTAAATGTGCAAT ACCCATTGCTCATTGGACTGAAGACTATTGGTCTTTACATCTTAACACCGTCACTTGTGTTCCTTCTGACTTGTATACTCGCTGGAGTCATCGTATACAAAAAGAGACAAAG gtcaaaagATGCAGTGTCAGGAAACAAACCTTTCTCCAATCCTCGAATGCCGTCACCAAAGAG TTATCCAAAATCCTGCCCT GAAAATGATTATGACAATGATTATGAAGCTGAATACGCCAACATGGGTGAACTCAGCATTTATGGAAATATCTGA
- the LOC127972870 gene encoding sialoadhesin isoform X1 — MAIGNMTGHLLLRLIFQVVLLYDALGWEVRMPKEIHGLKGSCLVIPCSFSYTSYPPVNPNRIVWYQYVSRGYPLVYDPWNPNDVILKFRGKTDLYRNPYSWDCSLLIKNLEQSHHGEKLYTWIDPENVGKSTYAFYDVTSTIQVDASPQQPSLSISGGKRTGDTNTVVCSTFHTCPYSKPTITLNGIEGSDQFRDDSFKDGLWKSTLTRTGVVKKERFTIQCSVTHYGGITVTATKDKIAECVHQKITIEPELADVTVGVAKNFTCSVYHSCQKEPTITWNYKNMQITKWSKTHSDLNRVTYSHITFLGAKEDHGKELICTANFSGGKITTSVVLRVQCVQHNISIEPELADVTEGIPKNFTCSVYHSCQNENPNITWNYENMQVTEWSKTLSTLDQISYSSISFLGAKEDHGKKLICTAKFSGREITASVVLNVQYPLLIGLKTIGLYILTPSLVFLLTCILAGVIVYKKRQRSKDAVSGNKPFSNPRMPSPKSYPKSCPENDYDNDYEAEYANMGELSIYGNI; from the exons GTTCCTGTCTGGTTATACCATGTTCTTTCAGCTACACATCATACCCACCTGTAAACCCAAACAGAATTGTGTGGTATCAGTACGTCTCTAGAGGTTATCCTTTAGTTTATGATCCATGGAATCCAAATGATGTTATTTTGAAGTTCAGAGGGAAAACTGATTTATATAGAAATCCCTATAGTTGGGATTGCAGTCTGCTGATTAAAAACCTGGAACAGTCCCACCATGGAGAAAAATTATACACATGGATTGACCCTGAAAATGTTGGAAAGAGCACCTACGCATTTTATGATGTCACTTCTACAATTCAAGTTGATG CAAGTCCACAGCAGCCCAGCCTCAGTATTTCTGGAGGTAAAAGGACTGGTGACACCAACACAGTAGTATGTTCAACTTTCCACACATGTCCATACAGTAAACCAACCATCACTCTGAACGGTATAGAAGGATCTGATCAATTCCGGGATGATTCTTTTAAAGATGGCCTGTGGAAATCCACTCTGACACGCACAGGTGTCGTAAAGAAAGAGCGCTTTACTATTCAGTGTTCAGTAACACATTATGGTGGAATAACTGTGACAGCAACTAAGGACAAAATTGCAGAAT GTGTTCATCAAAAAATAACAATTGAGCCTGAACTGGCAGATGTTACAGTTGGCGTTGCAAAGAACTTCACTTGTAGCGTCTACCATTCCTGCCAGAAAGAGCCAACCATCACATGGAACTATAAGAACATGCAAATTACAAAGTGGAGCAAAACACATTCAGATTTAAATCGGGTCACCTACTCTCACATAACCTTTCTGGGTGCAAAAGAAGACCATGGGAAGGAATTGATTTGCACCGCAAATTTTTCTGGAGGAAAAATTACAACCTCTGTTGTTTTACGTGTACAAT GTGTCCAACATAACATATCGATTGAGCCTGAACTGGCAGATGTCACCGAGGGCATCCCAAAGAACTTCACTTGTAGCGTCTACCATTCCTgccagaatgagaatccaaacatcACATGGAACTATGAGAACATGCAGGTCACAGAGTGGAGCAAAACACTTTCTACTTTAGATCAGATCAGCTATTCTAGCATAAGCTTTCTGGGTGCAAAAGAAGACCATGGCAAGAAATTGATATGTACAGCAAAATTTTCTGGAAGAGAAATTACGGCATCTGTTGTCTTAAATGTGCAAT ACCCATTGCTCATTGGACTGAAGACTATTGGTCTTTACATCTTAACACCGTCACTTGTGTTCCTTCTGACTTGTATACTCGCTGGAGTCATCGTATACAAAAAGAGACAAAG gtcaaaagATGCAGTGTCAGGAAACAAACCTTTCTCCAATCCTCGAATGCCGTCACCAAAGAG TTATCCAAAATCCTGCCCT GAAAATGATTATGACAATGATTATGAAGCTGAATACGCCAACATGGGTGAACTCAGCATTTATGGAAATATCTGA
- the LOC127972873 gene encoding sialoadhesin-like encodes MKAPLLLHLLFQAVLLYDALGWEVRMPKDIHGLQGSCLVIPCSFSYTSNPPKNPHRVVWYQWVSRGYPLVYDPRHPDSVIDMFRGKTDLYSSSSRDCSLLIKNLEWSHHEEKLYAWIDPENIGYRTYKFYDVTSTILVKASPQQPSIKVFGGEKTGDAITVVCSTLHTCPYSKPTITLNGIEGSDQIDNEHIKDGLWKSTLTRTGVIKTVYLIIQCSVTHYGGKIVTATKDKSAKCVHHNISIEPELADVTEGIAKNFTCSVYHSCQNTLKTAGLFFNPKCWVESVGSFCWVI; translated from the exons ATGAAAGCACCACTTCTACTTCATTTACTTTTCCAAG CTGTTCTGCTCTATGATGCTTTGGGATGGGAAGTGAGAATGCCGAAAGATATTCATGGTCTCCAAGGTTCCTGTCTGGTCATACCATGTTCTTTCAGCTACACATCAAACCCACCCAAAAACCCACATAGAGTTGTGTGGTATCAGTGGGTCTCTAGAGGTTATCCTTTAGTTTACGATCCTCGGCATCCAGACAGTGTCATCGACATGTTCAGAGGAAAAACTGATTTATATAGTAGCTCAAGTAGGGATTGCAGTCTGCTGATCAAAAACCTGGAATGGTCCCACCATGAAGAAAAATTATATGCATGGATCGACCCTGAAAACATTGGGTATAGGACCTACAAATTTTATGATGTCACTTCTACAATCCTTGTCAAAG CAAGTCCACAGCAACCTAGCATCAAAGTTTTTGGAGGTGAAAAGACAGGTGACGCCATCACAGTAGTATGTTCAACTCTCCACACATGTCCATACAGCAAACCAACCATCACTCTGAACGGTATAGAAGGATCTGATCAAATAGACAATGAGCATATTAAAGATGGTCTGTGGAAAAGCACTCTGACACGCACAGGTGTCATAAAGACAGTATATTTGATTATTCAGTGTTCAGTAACACATTATGGTGGAAAAATTGTAACAGCTACAAAAGATAAAAGTGCTAAAT GTGTTCATCATAACATATCGATTGAGCCTGAACTGGCAGATGTCACCGAGGGCATCGCAAAGAACTTCACTTGTAGCGTCTACCATTCCTGCCAGaacactctaaaaacggctgggttattttttaacccaaaatgctgggttgagtctgttgggtcattttgttgggttatttaa